The segment CGAGACCCTTGGCCATGGTGATCATGTCGGGCACGACGCCCCAGTGGTCGACCGCGAACCAGCGCCCGGTTCTCCCCAGCCCGGTGAACACCTCGTCACTGATGAGCAGGATGCCGTAGCGATCGCAGATCTCGCGCAGACGTGGCCAGTAGTCCGGCGGCGGTACGTGGCCGCCGTTTGCGCCGGAGTAGCCTTCGATGAGCAGCGCCGCGATGGTCTCCGGGCCTTCGAAGAGAATGACATCCTCGATGTGGGTCACGCACTCGCGACCGCAGGTCTCCACACGCTGTCCGAAGGGGCAGCGATAGCAGTAGGGGTCTTGCACCCGCACCACGCCAGGTGTACCCGGCTCGAACGGGATGCGGCGCGGGTCGCCCGTCCAAGAGCCCGCGCCGGCTGTTGCGCCGTGATAGCTGCGATAGCGGGTGATGATCTTGTCTCGCCCCGTCACCATGCGCGCCATCTTGATGGCGTTCTCGTTGGCTTCCGCCCCGCCCCCGCAGAAGAAGGTCTTGCACAGATCGCCCGGCGTGATGCGGGCCAGCATCTCACCCAGCGCCGCCTTGGCGGGGTACGCGGCCTTCGGGCCGGCCGCGCACAGCTCGGCGGCCTGCCGCTGGATTGCAGCGATGATGCGGGGATGCTGGAATCCCACGCTGAGGTTGTAGGCCTGGCAGGCGAAATCGAGCCAGCGCTTGCCACGGGCGTCGACGTAGTGCGATCCCTCAGCGGCCACGATCTCGACGGGGCGGGCGCCCGCCTGGCGGGTCCAGGTCTGGTAGACGTATTCGTGGGTCTTGTCGGCGATCTCAGTCATGGGTGCTCCCCTTCAGCCACGTGTCGAAGAAGCGAGAGACCTCGGTGTAGGCCTTGATGCGGTTGGGCAGCTTCGCCAGGCCGTGCCCTTCATCATCGAACACGAGGTAGACCACGGTGCGGTTGAGACCTCGCAATGAGGCCACCATCTGGTCGGCCTCCGACTTCGGCACCCGCGGATCGTTGGCGCCTTGAATCACCATGAGAGGAGCGCGGATGTCGGCCACCTTGTGGATGGGCGAGAAGCGCCGGAGCGCTTCCCGATCCTTGTCGGGATCGCCGTACTCGGCGATGCGCAGCTTGCGCCGCCAAGGCCCCGTGTTGGCCAGAAAGGTCTCGAAGTTCGAGATGCCCACGATGTCGACAGCGGCCGCGTACAGCTCTGGATGAAAGGCCACCTGGGCCAGGGTCATGTAGCCGCCGTACGACCCCCCCATGACGGCGATCTTCTCGCCGTTGACGTCTGGCTGCGCGCGCAACCAGGCCACTGCTCGCGCCACGTCTTCGATGGCATCGCCCCGCAGGCGCGCGTCATCGAGATGGGTGTAGGTCTTCCCGTAGCCGAGGCTGCCGCGGATGTTCGGCGCCAGAACGGCGTAGCCACGAGACGTGAAGTACTGGTACAGACCGTTCCAGACCGGGCGCTCCTGGGCTTCGGGACCGCCGTGCACGCTGATGATCACAGGATGGCGCCCATCCCCGCGCGGACGATAGAAGAGCGCGGGAATGGACCGCCCGTCAAACGTGGGGAACGTGACGCGCGAAGGCTCGACCAGCGTGTCAGGGGCGATGCCGTTCAGCGCGGGCGTGACGAGGGCCACGCTCTTGCCGGTGGCGGTATCGAGGCGCCAGACCGAGGCCGGCTGCCGAGGGGCGGTCAGTCCGAATGCCGCACCTGCGCCCGATTCGCTGAACGAGAGCCCCGTGAGCACACCGAGCGGCAGGGAGACCGCGCGACCGTGCGCCAGGTCGTTTGCCTCGCACAGCCGCAGCACCGATGCGCCGTTCTCGTTGCGCACGACGGCCGCTCTCGCTCCGTCTCGGCTCATCACCAGATCGCTCACGCTCCACCGCTCTTGCGATGTGAGCCAGCGGAACGCCCCTGTCTGCAGATCGATGGCGGCCAGCCCCGCGTGCTCGCGGTCTTGATTGGTCACGCAGTACAGGGTCTGCTGGCCTTGGGGGACGTTCACCGACGCGTACTCGGCCTCGCCCTTGTGCGGCGTGAGCAGCCGCGCGTCGCCCCCGTTGACGGGCTGCAGGAGCAGATCGGCATCGAGGTTGGTGTTCTCGCGGCGCACGACGACCGCGTCGCTGCCGGCCCAGCCAGCCACGACGCAGGTCTCGTCGGTCTGGCGCACGCAACGGCTCTGGCCCGCGGCCACGTCGTAGACGTAGGCGTCGAAGAACGCGACGTTGCGGGCGTTCGACGCCCAGGCCAGACGCTTCCCGTCGGGTGACCACCCGCCAAAGGTGTGGATGGCCTTGGGGTTCTGGGTGACGGCGGTCACCTTGCCGCTCGCCACGTCGAGCAGGTGGATCTGGGTGCGCTCATTTCCCTTCTCGTCCTTGCCGAAGGCCAGGGTGCGCCCGTCCGGTGACCAGCTCACGAAGCCCACCTTGTCATCGAACGACGTGAGCTGACGCGGTGGTCCCCCTTTCGTGTCGATGAGCCAGATCTGGAAGGTTCCGCTCATGTTCGACAGATAGGCCACCCGGGTGCCATCCGGCGAGATGGCGGGGGCCGACGCCGCGCGCACCTCGAGATAGCGCGCCACGGCAGGCGAAGAGGTGGAAGACGGGCTTGCGGGAGATGGCGCGGCAGGGGCCGCGGCGGAGAGCGACAGCAGTGCGACACCGGCAAGCGCAAGACGACGAACGTAGAGGAACATGGCCCACGGTTTCCTTTGCGAGATCAACGACCTCTCAGCCGCGCAGACGAGCGCCCGACAGGCCCCGCTGGAGTTCCTCGCACGCTCGAGAACTCCTCGCGCTGGCGGGTTGGCGACGGTACCCCACCCACGAACAGACGCAACCGTCGAAGGAATCGAGACGGCTTCATGGCACCCGTCGAAGGAATCGAGACGGCGACATAGAACCGGGCGAGCGCCCATGAGCACCGATACCGCCTCCACCCCCGCCGAGCCACAGCTGGCCCCCGATCCGCTCCCGCGGAAGGGCCTTCTCTACCCCTTCGCCTTCTGGACCCGCGCCGTTCTCGCGGTGATGTGGTTCTTGTTCAGCAGCGCCGCGGGCATCGTGTTCTCGCTCGTGAAACCTGGCGATCCCACGAACAGCCGTCGCTTCTCGCGCCTCAACTCGTGGCTGGGCCTCAAGATTCTCGGCATCCACGTCGAGCTCGTGGGGCGCGAGACCATGTGGAGCAGCCGGCCCTGCGTCTTCGTCACCAACCACCAGGGCAACGAAGACGTCTTCATCCACGGCTGGGTCTTCCCCACCCGTTCGGTGGTCACGGGCAAGCGCGAGCTCATCAAGATCCCCCTGTTCGGATGGATGTTCAAGAACATGGGCAACATCATG is part of the Pseudomonadota bacterium genome and harbors:
- a CDS encoding aminotransferase class III-fold pyridoxal phosphate-dependent enzyme, giving the protein MTEIADKTHEYVYQTWTRQAGARPVEIVAAEGSHYVDARGKRWLDFACQAYNLSVGFQHPRIIAAIQRQAAELCAAGPKAAYPAKAALGEMLARITPGDLCKTFFCGGGAEANENAIKMARMVTGRDKIITRYRSYHGATAGAGSWTGDPRRIPFEPGTPGVVRVQDPYCYRCPFGQRVETCGRECVTHIEDVILFEGPETIAALLIEGYSGANGGHVPPPDYWPRLREICDRYGILLISDEVFTGLGRTGRWFAVDHWGVVPDMITMAKGLGAGHAPLGAVITNRRVAEHFEQETLWCGLTGYAPPVCVAAGLESLRVYEEEDLVTRAATLGDHLRARLLRFAERFAFVGDVRGQGLLQVVELTEPAGGATAQGSRVTQPWSRQAAGRPPLVPWNATAAEMKRLAPMIEVFEARGLYVNVRWNTVIIVPPLNIAPSDLEHGLDIIEEGLLALEAALSTHRKEAGE
- a CDS encoding S9 family peptidase; this encodes MLMGARPVLCRRLDSFDGCHEAVSIPSTVASVRGWGTVANPPARGVLERARNSSGACRALVCAAERSLISQRKPWAMFLYVRRLALAGVALLSLSAAAPAAPSPASPSSTSSPAVARYLEVRAASAPAISPDGTRVAYLSNMSGTFQIWLIDTKGGPPRQLTSFDDKVGFVSWSPDGRTLAFGKDEKGNERTQIHLLDVASGKVTAVTQNPKAIHTFGGWSPDGKRLAWASNARNVAFFDAYVYDVAAGQSRCVRQTDETCVVAGWAGSDAVVVRRENTNLDADLLLQPVNGGDARLLTPHKGEAEYASVNVPQGQQTLYCVTNQDREHAGLAAIDLQTGAFRWLTSQERWSVSDLVMSRDGARAAVVRNENGASVLRLCEANDLAHGRAVSLPLGVLTGLSFSESGAGAAFGLTAPRQPASVWRLDTATGKSVALVTPALNGIAPDTLVEPSRVTFPTFDGRSIPALFYRPRGDGRHPVIISVHGGPEAQERPVWNGLYQYFTSRGYAVLAPNIRGSLGYGKTYTHLDDARLRGDAIEDVARAVAWLRAQPDVNGEKIAVMGGSYGGYMTLAQVAFHPELYAAAVDIVGISNFETFLANTGPWRRKLRIAEYGDPDKDREALRRFSPIHKVADIRAPLMVIQGANDPRVPKSEADQMVASLRGLNRTVVYLVFDDEGHGLAKLPNRIKAYTEVSRFFDTWLKGSTHD
- a CDS encoding 1-acyl-sn-glycerol-3-phosphate acyltransferase: MSTDTASTPAEPQLAPDPLPRKGLLYPFAFWTRAVLAVMWFLFSSAAGIVFSLVKPGDPTNSRRFSRLNSWLGLKILGIHVELVGRETMWSSRPCVFVTNHQGNEDVFIHGWVFPTRSVVTGKRELIKIPLFGWMFKNMGNIMLDRANHRSSVQTLEAAAERIRKEELSVWIFPEGTRNRNRQMLPFKRGGFHLAVLAQVPVVPIATQQYLGIL